One Methanobacterium sp. genomic region harbors:
- a CDS encoding glycosyltransferase family 4 protein — MNILVLHSTFLPDYTGSSIRLYNLLSRVPYNLSVITPNRKVNGEYFKLKSERIQNIEIKRVPSFSQDPIWKLPVLKQYYHQKMIFNETKRMHFDIIQSRSIYPYMESAYRQHRKFNKPLIIEAHPTEDINSFYSFYLFKVLKILKSASHIITLTNSLKKWVQDQYEITEEKISVINNGVNNEKFKPQDSHLNESLKEKLGNPEKIVMYAGYLDGINGMDMLIKSAISIIESNHQISFVFMGQGPYCDEIHKLSNDYPQIKVIPTVNHDLMPQYYQLSDVFVIPRPSNISSELITPLKLLEAMSTESVVLGSNVGGITEVIKNEKNGYLFEKGNFDSFKNSLITALESNNSKIAKNARKTILNQYSWDKSAEKLKNVYDLIT; from the coding sequence TTGAATATTCTTGTTCTTCATAGTACTTTTCTTCCAGATTATACTGGTTCAAGCATTCGTTTATATAATCTTTTATCTAGGGTACCCTATAATTTATCTGTTATAACTCCAAACAGGAAAGTTAATGGAGAATATTTTAAATTAAAAAGTGAAAGAATCCAGAATATAGAAATAAAGAGAGTACCATCATTTTCACAGGATCCAATTTGGAAATTACCTGTATTAAAGCAGTACTATCATCAAAAAATGATTTTCAACGAAACAAAAAGGATGCATTTTGATATAATCCAATCACGTAGTATATACCCTTATATGGAATCTGCATACAGGCAACATAGAAAGTTCAATAAACCACTTATAATTGAGGCTCATCCTACTGAAGACATAAATAGTTTTTACAGTTTCTATCTTTTTAAGGTACTAAAAATATTAAAATCTGCTTCTCATATTATAACTCTTACAAATTCTCTAAAAAAATGGGTACAAGATCAATATGAAATCACTGAAGAGAAAATTTCAGTAATAAATAACGGAGTTAATAATGAAAAATTTAAACCTCAAGATTCTCATTTAAACGAGTCTCTAAAGGAAAAATTAGGCAATCCTGAAAAAATTGTTATGTATGCCGGTTATTTGGATGGCATTAATGGTATGGATATGTTAATCAAATCAGCAATATCTATAATTGAAAGTAACCATCAAATTTCATTTGTTTTTATGGGTCAAGGTCCTTATTGTGATGAAATTCATAAGCTTTCCAATGATTACCCTCAAATAAAAGTAATACCAACTGTAAATCATGATCTTATGCCTCAATATTATCAACTTTCTGATGTCTTTGTTATTCCGCGCCCTTCAAATATTTCATCTGAATTAATTACTCCTTTGAAGCTTTTAGAAGCTATGTCCACGGAAAGTGTAGTTCTGGGAAGTAATGTAGGGGGAATTACAGAAGTTATAAAAAATGAAAAAAATGGATACCTTTTTGAAAAGGGTAATTTTGATTCATTTAAGAATTCTTTAATCACAGCTCTGGAAAGTAATAATTCTAAAATAGCAAAAAATGCTCGAAAAACTATTTTAAATCAGTACAGTTGGGATAAATCTGCTGAAAAGTTAAAAAATGTTTATGATCTTATAACCTAA
- a CDS encoding glycosyltransferase family 2 protein — MIMKISVIIPMYNEEENALNTLARVNDVLKIYDNYEIIAVDDGSADDTFKLASEFSFNNPNIRILQHSVNMGMGRSIRTGFDSSEGDIIVTVDADLSYKPDHIPKLVDELLADGTVDIVVGSPYMEGGGVSNVPFLRLFISRAANKFVGFSMAENLSTVTGVLRAYKREVIDSLELESNGTDINLEILSKASATKFKIKEIPALLEGRELGQSKLKFRAKTISHVLFSFHEKPMMLFGAVGAFVFFIGGISAIYLFYQYLAGILDPNRPLMLFMVLMLISGIQILIFGFVATQISLLKREIYIVQKENNLLRKRLK, encoded by the coding sequence ATGATCATGAAAATTTCAGTGATTATTCCCATGTATAATGAGGAGGAAAATGCATTAAATACTCTGGCTAGAGTTAATGATGTTTTAAAAATTTATGATAATTATGAAATTATCGCTGTTGATGATGGCAGTGCTGATGATACCTTTAAATTAGCCAGTGAATTCTCATTTAATAATCCTAATATAAGGATTTTACAGCATTCTGTAAATATGGGAATGGGTAGATCAATAAGAACCGGATTTGATAGTTCTGAGGGTGATATAATTGTTACAGTTGATGCGGATTTGAGTTATAAACCTGATCATATCCCTAAACTTGTAGATGAACTTTTAGCTGATGGTACTGTAGATATTGTGGTAGGTTCCCCTTATATGGAAGGGGGAGGAGTTAGTAATGTCCCCTTTTTAAGATTATTTATAAGTAGGGCAGCTAACAAGTTTGTTGGATTTTCCATGGCTGAAAATTTAAGCACTGTTACGGGGGTTTTACGCGCTTATAAGAGAGAAGTTATAGATTCATTAGAATTAGAATCAAATGGCACAGATATTAACCTTGAAATTTTATCAAAAGCAAGCGCAACTAAGTTTAAAATCAAAGAGATACCTGCACTACTTGAAGGCCGAGAATTAGGCCAATCAAAACTTAAATTTAGGGCTAAAACGATTTCACATGTTCTATTTTCATTCCATGAAAAGCCAATGATGCTATTTGGGGCTGTAGGTGCTTTTGTATTTTTTATTGGTGGAATAAGTGCAATATATCTTTTTTATCAATATTTGGCAGGTATATTAGATCCTAATCGCCCTTTAATGCTGTTTATGGTATTGATGTTAATATCGGGGATTCAAATATTGATTTTTGGGTTTGTTGCTACTCAAATAAGTCTTCTTAAACGGGAAATTTATATAGTCCAGAAAGAGAATAATCTTTTGAGAAAGAGATTGAAATAA
- the wecB gene encoding UDP-N-acetylglucosamine 2-epimerase (non-hydrolyzing) has product MKIATILGTRPEIIKLSPLMPLLDEEFNHIIIHTGQHYSYNMDKIFFDELNLRNCDYILNIGSGTHATQTGKMIIEIEKVLLKERPDLVVVQGDTNSTLAGAITASKLNINTAHVEAGCRSFDKKMPEEINRILVDHCSDILFAPDINAINNLTAEGIQKNSFYLVGNTSIDACLRVAGLFNLSKLKELNLKKQDYVVLTVHRQENTEYNTLKEIINAMNLISEQIKIIFPVHLRTKKIIEAHDIQISENILLIDPTGYKDFIGLLANSKFVMTDSGGIQEECGVLDVPCLILRENTEWEYLVDLGKNLLIGTNYKNITSTVNDLLTNNWKLEEMRNIKVPIKRKVSEKIVSILKTYDTP; this is encoded by the coding sequence ATGAAAATTGCAACAATACTCGGAACAAGGCCAGAAATAATTAAACTTTCTCCTCTTATGCCTCTACTTGATGAGGAATTTAACCATATCATTATTCATACCGGGCAGCATTACTCGTATAACATGGATAAAATATTTTTTGATGAATTAAACCTGCGAAATTGTGATTATATTCTTAACATTGGATCGGGGACACATGCAACCCAAACAGGGAAAATGATAATAGAAATTGAAAAAGTACTTCTAAAAGAGAGGCCGGACCTTGTAGTTGTTCAAGGAGATACAAACTCTACCCTTGCAGGTGCAATCACAGCTTCAAAACTCAACATCAATACAGCACATGTTGAAGCAGGTTGTAGATCATTTGATAAGAAAATGCCTGAAGAAATAAACCGTATTCTTGTCGATCACTGTTCTGATATTTTATTTGCGCCAGATATCAATGCCATTAATAATTTAACTGCAGAAGGGATACAAAAAAATAGTTTTTATCTTGTAGGGAATACATCTATAGATGCTTGTTTACGTGTAGCTGGCTTATTCAATTTAAGTAAATTAAAAGAATTAAATTTAAAAAAGCAGGATTATGTAGTATTAACTGTTCACAGGCAGGAAAATACAGAATATAATACATTAAAAGAAATTATAAACGCGATGAATTTAATTTCTGAACAAATCAAAATCATATTTCCAGTTCACTTAAGGACTAAAAAAATTATCGAAGCTCATGATATCCAAATAAGCGAGAATATTTTGTTAATCGATCCTACAGGTTACAAAGATTTCATAGGACTCTTAGCAAATTCAAAATTTGTAATGACTGATTCTGGAGGAATACAAGAAGAATGTGGAGTTTTAGATGTTCCATGTTTAATTTTAAGAGAAAATACTGAATGGGAATATCTTGTAGATCTCGGGAAAAACCTGTTGATTGGGACAAATTATAAAAATATTACAAGTACTGTGAATGATCTACTTACAAATAATTGGAAATTAGAAGAAATGAGGAATATTAAAGTACCTATTAAAAGAAAAGTATCAGAAAAAATAGTTTCTATTCTAAAAACATATGATACTCCTTAA
- a CDS encoding acyltransferase, protein MSFFKNILGSENSPKFRNVLGSGTKINGNSSVQENVTIGVKYKLRSKSPVIGKNAVIRSNTVIYDDVCIGNDFKTGHGAVIREKTRIGNNVLIGTNSVIEGHCDIGNNVSIQSNVYIPINMIIEDHVFIGPCTCFTNDRYPIRIDYDLKGPTIREGASIGANSTFLSDIEIGEGAMIAAGAIVTRDVPPFSLAIGSPARIKPLSKHLKTLNKI, encoded by the coding sequence ATGTCATTTTTTAAAAACATTTTAGGGTCTGAAAATTCACCAAAATTTAGAAATGTTTTAGGATCTGGTACTAAAATTAATGGAAATTCCAGTGTTCAGGAAAATGTAACTATTGGTGTAAAATATAAACTAAGATCTAAATCTCCAGTTATTGGAAAAAATGCAGTCATCCGCTCAAATACAGTTATATATGATGATGTTTGCATTGGAAATGATTTTAAGACGGGTCATGGTGCCGTAATTAGAGAAAAGACTCGAATTGGTAATAATGTTCTTATAGGAACTAATTCAGTTATAGAAGGGCATTGTGATATAGGGAATAATGTTAGCATTCAATCAAATGTTTATATCCCTATAAATATGATAATTGAGGATCATGTTTTTATTGGGCCATGCACTTGCTTTACAAATGATAGGTATCCTATAAGGATTGATTATGATCTCAAAGGGCCGACCATTCGAGAAGGAGCTTCGATTGGTGCGAATTCCACTTTTTTATCGGATATTGAAATTGGAGAGGGGGCTATGATAGCTGCAGGAGCTATTGTAACGAGAGATGTACCTCCATTTTCGCTTGCTATAGGTTCTCCAGCTAGAATTAAACCTCTCTCAAAACATCTTAAAACTTTAAACAAAATTTAA
- a CDS encoding STT3 domain-containing protein, producing the protein MIKFTKDNIIKLSIILLIFLVGFFLRADSIYLQGISDDQKAFYEDQNGIPYMYELDSYYNYRLTENYLDHGYLGDTVVNGNEWDLHSYYPPGVPLDYPPLIVYLAAFTYKLVNIFFQIPPSTVCFWIPAFIGPLAGVVAYLFVRRFTNEYGALAAGILTVTAPLYLARTVPGWFDTDMFNIIFPLLVMWFFFEAVESRNNKIQVLFTLLSAFSMFLFSTAWNGWQYLFYIISVCCVVYIINGKINGNNIKNIFNVFIPFFIVSIVLICITNFSNIIDFIYGPLELIKMSGSQSSWYPWPDLYISISELMKPSIGEFIAKVGPVLFGLGIIGIFLILRILINNQLKEKFLNKMNWFLYILIVVWLIAGLVSLEKGIRFILLLLPPLIISAGIMVGICIEYINASKGKEMLVKFMCLTFMVIILIPAVLNAYESSSLTPGADDDLWNSAAWIQNNTSNSTVIITEWSYGHFFSAIADRPVVFDGRSAYIETLPLRQFYNNSTFNPQSPSTSREYWIDMAFCTSNESLSTGIFRMLSTGGDRGYLVLDKYTGNTSKSVEILDKILGVNKSSAMKILTDNYKLSQEGAKEVLKYTHSNNSNPFVVVTCDDMINKAKWTFYFGEWDLNKNSGKNYTYAVGTLNITNGKVNTDNNITGDLTTDNITWNGKAPHSEIIVKNNKIEKHYLNKNSDFCIFLLTDINRSVVLDRHFENSMFAKLVLEKSGSTNLKPVYKNKNVVVWK; encoded by the coding sequence ATGATTAAATTTACAAAAGATAATATAATTAAGTTATCAATTATATTACTCATATTCCTTGTTGGATTTTTCCTTAGAGCAGATAGTATTTATCTGCAGGGAATTTCTGATGACCAAAAAGCTTTTTATGAAGATCAAAACGGCATTCCTTATATGTATGAACTTGATTCATACTACAACTACAGGTTAACAGAAAATTACTTAGATCATGGCTATCTTGGAGATACAGTAGTAAATGGCAATGAATGGGATTTGCATTCTTACTACCCTCCAGGCGTGCCTCTGGACTATCCTCCACTCATTGTATATTTAGCAGCTTTTACTTATAAATTAGTTAATATATTCTTCCAAATCCCTCCTTCTACTGTCTGTTTCTGGATACCTGCATTTATAGGCCCCCTTGCTGGTGTGGTTGCTTATCTATTTGTAAGAAGATTTACTAATGAATACGGCGCCCTTGCAGCAGGAATACTCACAGTTACTGCCCCCCTTTATTTAGCCCGAACGGTTCCCGGATGGTTTGATACAGATATGTTTAACATAATATTCCCCCTTTTAGTCATGTGGTTTTTCTTTGAGGCTGTAGAAAGCAGAAACAATAAAATTCAAGTATTATTCACTCTTTTATCTGCATTTTCAATGTTCCTATTTTCAACAGCGTGGAACGGGTGGCAATACCTGTTTTACATAATTTCAGTATGTTGTGTTGTTTACATCATAAATGGAAAAATAAATGGTAATAATATAAAAAACATTTTTAATGTATTTATTCCATTTTTCATCGTTTCAATTGTTTTAATTTGCATAACAAATTTTTCAAATATCATTGATTTCATTTATGGCCCTTTAGAGCTAATTAAAATGAGTGGAAGTCAAAGCTCATGGTATCCTTGGCCAGATTTATATATTTCTATATCTGAACTCATGAAACCATCGATAGGAGAATTTATCGCCAAAGTAGGTCCTGTTTTATTTGGTTTAGGTATAATTGGCATTTTTTTAATTTTAAGGATTTTAATTAATAACCAGCTTAAAGAAAAATTTTTAAATAAAATGAACTGGTTCTTATATATTCTGATTGTAGTGTGGCTCATAGCCGGCCTTGTCTCCCTTGAAAAAGGAATTCGATTTATATTGTTACTCCTGCCTCCTTTGATAATTAGTGCAGGAATTATGGTTGGAATTTGTATAGAATACATCAATGCATCGAAAGGAAAAGAAATGCTTGTTAAATTTATGTGTTTAACTTTTATGGTTATAATCTTAATTCCAGCAGTTTTAAATGCATACGAAAGTTCTTCATTAACTCCAGGTGCTGACGATGATTTATGGAATAGTGCAGCATGGATTCAAAATAACACATCCAACAGTACAGTTATAATTACAGAATGGAGTTATGGACACTTTTTTTCAGCTATTGCAGATCGTCCTGTTGTTTTTGATGGGAGATCTGCATATATTGAAACTTTACCCCTGAGGCAATTCTACAATAATTCAACATTTAATCCACAATCTCCAAGCACTTCCAGAGAATACTGGATAGATATGGCATTTTGCACAAGTAATGAAAGTTTATCTACAGGGATTTTTAGAATGCTTTCAACTGGGGGAGATAGAGGGTACCTGGTTTTAGATAAATATACAGGAAACACCAGCAAAAGTGTTGAAATATTAGATAAAATTTTAGGTGTTAACAAGAGTTCAGCTATGAAAATACTGACAGATAATTACAAATTAAGCCAGGAAGGAGCTAAAGAAGTATTAAAATATACTCATTCAAATAATTCAAATCCATTTGTAGTTGTCACCTGCGATGACATGATAAACAAAGCCAAATGGACTTTTTATTTTGGGGAATGGGACTTGAATAAAAATAGTGGAAAAAATTATACTTACGCAGTAGGCACTCTCAATATTACTAATGGCAAAGTAAACACAGATAATAACATAACTGGGGATTTAACAACAGATAACATAACATGGAATGGAAAAGCACCTCACTCTGAAATTATAGTTAAGAACAACAAAATAGAAAAACACTACTTAAACAAAAACAGTGATTTTTGCATATTCTTGCTTACAGATATTAACAGATCAGTTGTATTAGATAGACACTTTGAAAATTCAATGTTTGCAAAATTAGTACTTGAAAAAAGCGGTTCAACGAACTTAAAACCAGTTTATAAAAACAAAAATGTGGTAGTCTGGAAATAA
- a CDS encoding class III signal peptide-containing protein, translating to MLIDEKAQISAEMILIMGALLVLVIVAGNWIFNISQSVAGNVSTVVGAAKDSTINKM from the coding sequence ATGTTAATTGATGAAAAAGCTCAAATAAGTGCTGAAATGATTCTCATAATGGGAGCATTATTAGTACTGGTTATTGTAGCAGGAAATTGGATATTTAATATATCTCAATCTGTAGCAGGTAATGTATCCACAGTTGTGGGTGCTGCAAAGGATTCAACAATTAATAAGATGTAA
- a CDS encoding class III signal peptide-containing protein, with amino-acid sequence MEFLKDEGGQGAAEYILLFGGVIVIAIAALLIYRQYFQNTDLNSASDISTSRSSVANNSQYSG; translated from the coding sequence ATGGAGTTTTTAAAAGATGAAGGTGGTCAGGGAGCAGCTGAATACATTTTACTCTTCGGTGGTGTCATCGTTATAGCTATAGCTGCATTATTGATTTACAGACAATACTTCCAGAACACCGACTTGAATTCCGCTAGTGATATTTCAACATCTAGAAGTTCCGTAGCAAATAACTCACAATATAGTGGATAA
- a CDS encoding class III signal peptide-containing protein, protein MEFLKDEGGQGAAEYILLFGGVIVIAIAALLIYKQYIDSTLPISSSADAQNARNSVASNKQYGG, encoded by the coding sequence TTGGAGTTTTTAAAAGATGAAGGTGGTCAGGGAGCAGCTGAATATATATTACTCTTCGGTGGTGTCATCGTTATAGCTATAGCTGCATTATTGATTTACAAGCAGTATATTGATAGTACTCTTCCAATTAGCAGTTCGGCTGATGCTCAAAATGCTAGAAATTCTGTAGCAAGTAACAAACAATATGGTGGTTAA
- a CDS encoding UDP-N-acetylglucosamine--N-acetylmuramyl-(pentapeptide) pyrophosphoryl-undecaprenol N-acetylglucosamine transferase has translation MKVLFMTCGIGMGHVSRDITLAKKLEEKNVDVTFASYGSGYEMLSKQGNYKILKLPDIQLYGGNGELDIKYTAKKSINMPFIFLKSIYHESKIIKELKPDLVIGDSHYSAPITCKMLKIPCILITNELTLNFAELYPDRKIIEYAENGLKRFIEYVSNQCDAIIIPDIENSIEIPPKLRDITTFTGPFLKRNPSQIEDKNELRKKLGFHEDDTIVLVTVGGSKFGKKLLNLIIDSAKWIDCNKMIIVTGPQISSDFILDSNKIVKKEFLDDIMEWMKLSDVVISLAGHNTTMELASLGIPSILVPIDNHSEQIKNALNMKKYGISAVKNINELNPQEFADDINNILHDDDLKQEAKVVKKEFSKYDGKENAAKIILKYAKQKK, from the coding sequence ATGAAAGTACTTTTTATGACCTGTGGAATAGGTATGGGTCATGTTTCGAGAGATATTACCCTTGCAAAAAAACTTGAAGAAAAAAATGTAGATGTTACTTTTGCAAGTTACGGATCGGGCTATGAAATGTTATCAAAGCAGGGAAATTATAAAATACTCAAATTACCAGACATACAGCTTTATGGAGGTAATGGTGAGCTTGATATTAAGTATACTGCTAAAAAATCAATTAATATGCCATTTATTTTCCTTAAAAGTATATACCATGAATCTAAAATCATAAAAGAACTTAAACCAGATCTTGTAATTGGTGATTCACATTATTCAGCCCCCATTACATGTAAAATGCTCAAAATACCCTGTATTTTGATAACAAATGAATTAACACTTAATTTTGCAGAGCTTTATCCAGATAGAAAAATTATTGAATATGCTGAAAACGGACTTAAAAGATTCATCGAGTATGTATCAAATCAGTGCGATGCTATTATAATCCCAGATATAGAAAATTCTATTGAGATACCCCCTAAATTAAGGGACATTACCACATTTACTGGCCCTTTCCTTAAAAGAAATCCTTCCCAAATTGAAGATAAAAATGAACTTAGAAAGAAATTAGGATTCCATGAAGATGATACAATAGTTCTTGTTACTGTTGGAGGAAGTAAATTTGGAAAAAAATTACTCAATCTAATAATTGATTCTGCAAAATGGATAGATTGTAATAAGATGATTATAGTAACAGGGCCACAGATATCATCTGATTTTATACTAGACTCAAATAAAATAGTAAAAAAAGAATTTTTAGATGATATTATGGAATGGATGAAGCTTTCTGATGTTGTAATAAGTCTTGCAGGCCATAACACTACAATGGAATTAGCTTCACTGGGTATTCCAAGCATACTTGTACCTATTGACAATCATTCAGAACAGATTAAAAATGCTTTAAATATGAAAAAATATGGAATATCTGCAGTAAAAAACATAAATGAATTAAATCCACAAGAATTTGCAGATGATATAAACAATATTTTACACGATGATGATTTAAAACAGGAAGCCAAAGTTGTCAAAAAAGAATTTTCTAAATACGACGGAAAAGAAAATGCGGCAAAAATTATTTTGAAATATGCAAAGCAAAAGAAGTAA
- a CDS encoding metal-dependent hydrolase, which produces MEIRWFGHSAFEIISKENLKILIDPFISNNPTCPVPVEEIEADIICVTHGHGDHFGDTMEIANRTGAVVIGNHEHSLYLAKQGFEAIGMNIGGSVEIHGIKITMVNATHSADMDFIEEMGVGGSACGYIIQLENGKRIYHSGDTGVFGDMKDVIKGIYNPQIALIPIGDRFTMGLLEASIATQWIDPYVVIPMHYNTFPVIQQDPEEFADMVESTNKKTKVVILEPGQIYKE; this is translated from the coding sequence ATGGAAATAAGATGGTTTGGACATTCTGCATTTGAAATAATATCAAAGGAAAATTTAAAGATATTAATAGACCCATTTATAAGCAATAACCCGACTTGTCCAGTTCCAGTTGAAGAAATAGAAGCAGATATAATATGTGTTACCCATGGGCACGGTGACCATTTTGGAGATACCATGGAAATAGCAAACAGAACTGGTGCAGTAGTAATTGGAAATCACGAGCATTCCTTATATCTTGCAAAACAGGGCTTTGAAGCTATAGGGATGAACATAGGAGGATCAGTTGAAATACACGGCATTAAAATAACTATGGTTAATGCAACCCATTCAGCTGATATGGACTTTATAGAAGAAATGGGTGTTGGGGGAAGCGCCTGCGGTTACATCATACAACTTGAGAACGGTAAAAGAATATACCATTCTGGTGATACAGGCGTTTTTGGAGATATGAAAGACGTGATAAAAGGTATTTATAATCCCCAAATTGCATTAATTCCAATTGGTGATAGATTCACCATGGGACTTTTGGAAGCTTCAATAGCTACGCAATGGATCGATCCATATGTTGTAATTCCAATGCACTACAATACATTTCCTGTAATTCAACAGGACCCTGAAGAGTTTGCAGATATGGTTGAATCAACAAACAAAAAAACGAAGGTTGTTATCCTTGAACCTGGCCAAATATATAAAGAGTGA
- a CDS encoding Era-like GTP-binding protein — MPNIFRRFLNKLLGKDKKLKIGLYGHPNSGKTTLANTMTNDWIGKPLGLSSEIPHETRKVYRQEHVSIKHKGVELDFDIIDTPGIATKIDYKNFLQFGLSEAEAKERAKEATKGIIEAIKWLDDVTGVILVVDATKDPLTQANITIIGNLEARKIPFVIVANKIDLPEATPERITSVFPQHTVVPISALHGENTENLYEAMIKRFH; from the coding sequence ATGCCGAATATTTTCAGAAGATTCTTAAATAAATTGCTTGGAAAAGATAAGAAACTAAAAATAGGATTATATGGTCATCCTAATTCCGGGAAAACTACTTTAGCAAATACAATGACCAATGACTGGATAGGAAAGCCTCTGGGACTATCATCAGAGATTCCACACGAAACAAGAAAAGTTTACAGGCAAGAACACGTAAGTATAAAACATAAGGGAGTCGAACTTGATTTTGATATAATAGATACTCCAGGAATTGCAACAAAAATAGATTACAAGAATTTTTTACAGTTTGGCTTATCTGAGGCAGAAGCAAAAGAAAGGGCAAAAGAAGCAACTAAAGGCATAATAGAAGCTATCAAATGGTTAGATGATGTTACCGGCGTTATTTTAGTTGTAGACGCCACCAAAGATCCGCTTACACAGGCTAATATTACTATAATTGGAAATCTAGAGGCACGGAAAATCCCATTTGTAATCGTTGCAAATAAAATAGATCTTCCTGAAGCCACCCCTGAGCGTATAACATCAGTATTCCCTCAACATACAGTAGTGCCTATCTCTGCGCTTCACGGCGAAAATACTGAAAACCTTTATGAAGCAATGATTAAAAGGTTCCATTAA
- a CDS encoding DUF2073 domain-containing protein → MNGLKMDFLSSDALSTHTSMEKISMIVERVKGGNLVVIEGGLSPEEEAELIETTMREIDIENFMGIDIYTLEKDKKALFGISKKKTVGLTIIGPANIMKDVNKQSNFLSMIANLGDSGASMH, encoded by the coding sequence ATGAATGGTTTAAAAATGGATTTTTTATCCTCAGATGCGCTCTCAACTCATACCAGCATGGAAAAGATATCAATGATTGTTGAAAGGGTTAAAGGAGGAAATCTAGTAGTCATAGAAGGTGGACTAAGCCCTGAAGAAGAAGCCGAACTTATAGAAACCACCATGAGAGAAATTGACATCGAAAACTTCATGGGGATTGATATATACACCCTTGAAAAAGATAAGAAAGCTCTTTTTGGAATTTCAAAGAAGAAAACAGTTGGGCTTACTATAATTGGCCCTGCAAATATTATGAAAGACGTTAATAAACAGTCAAACTTCCTCTCTATGATAGCAAATCTTGGTGATTCTGGTGCATCTATGCATTAA
- a CDS encoding Zn-ribbon containing protein, translating to MHLCIKCGALFKGKPEDILKGCPQCGSHFFEYYKDETETAEKEKPQGESIETVMVHDHGIYELDLPTLLEDDSIIVSDEEGIYVVDINFLFKKKMGEKDNL from the coding sequence GTGCATCTATGCATTAAATGCGGAGCTCTATTTAAAGGAAAACCAGAAGATATTCTTAAAGGATGCCCCCAATGCGGCAGCCATTTTTTTGAATATTATAAGGACGAAACAGAAACTGCAGAAAAAGAAAAACCTCAAGGAGAATCCATTGAAACCGTAATGGTCCATGACCATGGAATTTATGAATTAGATCTCCCTACGCTCTTAGAAGACGATTCTATAATTGTTTCAGATGAAGAAGGAATATATGTAGTTGATATTAACTTTTTATTTAAAAAAAAGATGGGTGAGAAGGACAATCTTTAA